The genomic segment TGGAGGAAGAAATGAGAGGTGAAATGGGAGGTGATAAAGAGCAGATGAGACAAGAAATAGTCTCCATGGAAAAGCACCATGAACATCTGAAAAATATTGTTAATTCTTTATCCCTGAAAGTACAAGATCTAcaaaatgatgaaagaagaatagtTCAAGAACGAAACCTCGAAGTGCAAGATATAGAAAATGATGTTGccagaaaaaaaaatgaacTAAGAGAAATGTCAAGAGGAAGTacaaattttttgaataattttgatgatAGAATGATACATTTATTGGAAACTataaagagaagagaacatgaatttgaatcacCACCCGTGGGCCCAATTGGTTCTCTCATTACGGTAAAAAAAGGGTTTGAGAAATGGACCCGTCCAATTCAAAGAGCTATAACTTCAACGTTAAGCTCATTTGTTGTGAGAAGCCACAAGGATAACCGCTTATTTCGCGAAATTGTGAAATCTTGTCGAATAAGAGCTAACCTTCCCGTGATTACATATAACCTCACTAGCTTTGATTATTCTAATGGTAAGGCAAATTGTGAATACCCAACCATTGTGGATGCATTGGAATTTGCTAATAGTGAAATAGAATGTTTGGTAGTTGATCAGaacagaattgaaaaaatcgtGCTAGTAGAGGATAGAGATGAGGCAAGAAGGCTTTTGAGACAACAACCACGTAATGTAGGAATGACCCTAGCCCTCAGAGACCATAGAAGTGGTTACCAAATAACGGGTAGCTATAGATTGGATACTGTTACTTATCATGATATTATTAGGATGAGGGTTGGATCAACTTCAGAGGACGGTATGAGCTATATCAGAGATTTGATAGATCAAGGGGCCCATGAAATACAGTCAATTAGGGATAATTACGATACGAAACTATCTAGAATACGTTCGGAGATCTACGCCACTGATAGAGAGTATAAAGAGCTCAGGAAGCAGCTGAAGGATACTAGCACCAAAATAACAGAACTAAAAATAAATGTTGGGAAGGAAGTAGATACTGGTACCCTAACCTCTAAAATGAACGAGAAGAAAACCCAGGAGCAGGCTATTACAGGATACAAGGCTGCTCTCGAAGGGCTTGGATTAAAGATGGAACAACTCATACAAGAATCTGGGCCCTTAAAAGAGAGATTTGATTCTTCAAAGGCTGCCTTATTAACAGCACAATGTGAATTACAAGAGCTTAGAGAAGATATTAACAGCCGGCATTCAAAGGTGGATAAATTGCATGATGATATCAAACATTATGAAGGTAAAATTAGTTCTCATCATGAGATAATCGTCAAAACGAAGGAAAATATTAAAACATTAGAGTCTGGAATAAGGGATCAGAGGAGGGAAGCACAACAGTTTTGTTCCGAGGAACAGTTAagagatgatgatattCCTGATGATCAGGAGAAAATCAAGGATGAGTTAAACAAGATTACCAGATTAATGCGAAAGGcagaaagaagaatggGTCTCCCTCAAGAAAAAGTGTTAGAGATTTATGAGAAAAGTAGGGATAAATATCGGGACGGACAAGAGAAGTTTCTACAAATGGATGGAGCACTTGAGCAATTGTACAACTCAATTCAAGTCCGATTGCAAAATCTGCAAGCAGCACAGAGGACTACCTGCCTTGATGCTGACTTAGATTTTAGGGCTTCCCTAAAAGTAAGAAATTTTAATGGTAATCTATCTTTCATCACTCATTCAAAACGTCTGGAGATTTTTATATTAACGCCCAACGATGAAAAAGCGAGAAACGTAGATACTTTATCAGGTGGTGAGAAATCTTTCTCACAAATGGCATTATTACTTGCAACTTGGAAGCCCATGCGTTCAAGAATTATTGCCTTGGATGAATTCGATGTCTTCATGGATCAAGTTAATAGGCAGATTGGTACCAAATTAATTTTGAACAAGCTCAAAGATATCGCTAGGACACAAACGATAATTATTACTCCTCAAGATATTGGTAAAATAGCCGATATTAACAGTGATGGTGTCCATGTGCACAGGATGAAAGATCCTCAGAGGCAGAACAACTCAAACTTTTACGACAATTCTTAATAAATTGATGCATACTATAAACATGATAGATAATACACTGTCAGTAGTGACATAAATACATAATTTCAGACATTCTGTTatatttttgaactttAGCTTCACTTTTCCTCACCgtcaccatcatcatcattttcttcatcctcatcctcatcatcatcggaGCTTAATTCGACTCCTAATTCTTTTAACTTAGCTCTGTACTTGGCGTTTTTCTCATCCAAATCCGAAACCAAAAGCAttaaatcatcaatttcgGAACTACCTTCATTTGTATTATTCGTTTCCtttccattttcttttttcgGCTCTGAAGCTTCAAGTCTCAGTTTATCCAACTCagatttcaattgttcGGACTCTTTCTTCATGCGtttctccttttcttcGAATTCCTTTTgcttttcttctattaAGGTATTCGAAGATTGCAAACGCTTATATGCTTGTTCCAGCTCAGATTCCAAAGAATGCTTTCCTTCCATGCTCAAACGTCTAGCTTCTTCGTGTTTATTAATTGAACCTCTTACCTCTTCCAGATCCGCTTTGAGAGCATCTgaatctttcttcaaagttttcaattcagatttcaattcctggtttttctcttcaattGAGGAGCTATTGctcaattttttagaaTGCTGCTCAAGTTCCGTTTTAAGATCTTTATTTGATTTCGAAAGGTCAGCTATTTCTGCTTCAAATTTGGCTATAATTCGCTCTTTTTCGCTCAAAagtttttccaatttccCAATTGTTAGTTTCTTCTCAGCTTCGTACCtcttcaattcatcagtTTTCTGTTCTAGCTCTGTTCGAGAATTTTGAGCATCTTCCGATCTTTTTTCCAGTTCTTtctgaattttcttcttttcttcagttATTTCAgttaatttttcaatccgAGATTTTTCCTCAAATTTCATTCTTTCGAGCTTGTTTGTATTTTCATCAAGTTCCTTCTTTAAGCTTTCCATATCCGCAACTTGAGACTTGAACTGAGCAATACTTTCATCCTTTTCTTTGACGTTTTTCTCGAGATTCTCTTTCATTGAACTTTTTTCTGATTCAAGGGCCGCCAGTTGCTTCGATTTGTCCTCATCTTTCTTCCTCAAGTCTTTAGCGGCTACTTCAAGCTTTTCAATATTCGTatccttttctttaatcAAATTCTCCTGATTTTTTTTAGAAGAATCGGTACTATTTTCCAACTGCTGCAGAGCCTTCGATGAATTTTCAACCTTCTTCTGCAAGGTAGCAATGGTATCTTCTagctcttttctttctccaGCTCTTTTGTTTAAGTCACTCTTATTTGCTTCGATCTCAGCTTGTTTATCAGATAAAGCCTTTTTGAGTGCTTCTAGTTCTCCATTCAAATCCTCGATCTTTTTATTCCCAGATTCCCTAGAATCTGTCAGGTCTGATTCCAGTTTCTTAATTGccttttcttgttcacCGATGGtagatttcaaagatgataCCTCGACAACCTTTTCCTCTAATTGATTTCTTAACTCTCCACTTGCTTCATCGGCGGCTGACTTAGCACTTTCCAACTCtttattctttctttgaactTCTAGCTCTGTTTGATGTACCTTGTCCTCCAATACTGTAATTCTTTCTGAGTATTGTTTCGTTACAGCATCTGAGCCTTCATTGAGTAGCTTTCTCTCCTTTTCGAATGCTTGAACCTTTTCTTGTAGATCTTTCTTCACACTTTCTACCtcttctttatcattttgagaactcttctgcaattttgaaagttcaGAAGATATTCTCTTTACTgagttttccaaatctcttatcttcttttcctttttttcaagatccatcttcgaattcttctGCAGCTCTGCTCTTTGGTCAGTAattattttcttctcctcTTCCAAATGCTGAATATTTTCctgatttttctttgaatcttctttgaatttgttGGTCAATTGATTAAGCTCCGAAGATAATTTCGTTTCCTTACCTTCTAAgtctttaatttttttatctctATCATCTAAATTCTCTTTAGAGCTCTTTCGTAATTTATTTAACTCCAGAGACAGAGcttctttctccttctcCAATTTCTCAATCACTTTCTTGTTCTCTTCGGAAACATTCTTAACATCCACCtgaagatttttcaaattcttatCCACTTCTTCCCGGGACCTCTCAAGGTCAGCAATCTGCTTTTGTTTGACATCTAATTCacctttgaattttttttgcAGTTCATGTAGTTCAtggtttttcttcttctcagaTTCCTTTAAGCCATGAATTTTCCTTTGACTTTCctcaaaatcttctttcacCTTAGCAAAGTTTTCCTTtaaattgttcttttcagAAACTAGATCATTCTTCTCCTGCAAAAGAGAGTCAAGTTTATCTTGTAACACTTTGAGCTTACTTTTATTGCTCTCTTGGGATTTTTGAAGACTTTCGAGAGATTTAGATTCCTCTTGCAGTTTATTCTCGATTTTCTGCACATTATTGTGCTTTTCATCACGTTCCTTTTCAACCTCGAGAACTCTTGTCTTTAGTTCTTCTACCGACTTCGTATTTTGTTCGTCTAGAGATTTGTGCTTGTTCTTTAGTTGGTCCAATTCATTCTCCAATTCCTTACTATTCGAGATGGCTTCCTTTTTTTGGTGTTCTAAAGCCTTTATATTCTCCTTGAGTTTACGCTCAGAATCAGCATTGGAGTTCCGCTGTTCATCTAGCGTTTTTTCTAACTCTTGAGCACGTTCCGTTATCGATTTAAGCTTTTGCTCCTTGCCCTCCAGGTCCTTCTTGAGCTTATTtagttccttttcatttGAGCCTTTTGCATCATTCAGCTCCTGCTTCTCCTTAGCCAGCTTTTCAAGGTCTGTAGTAGAGActtgaaaattttgttTCAATTCCATATAACGCTTTTCTGcctctttcttttctgcCTCTTGATTTTCAATTTGCCCCTCGAAGATCTTACATTGCTCCTGCAGATTGTTAGCATTTTCGGTGATCTGATCTCGACTCGTTTTCAATTCGTCCACTTGGACTTTCAAGTGACTAACAGtctctttcaatttttcgaCTTCAACATTGAGATCCGAGGTTTCGTCTTGATGTCTTTTAGACAAAGATTCATAAGAACTGttcaaagaagaaacttGTTCAAGAAGTTCCTGCTTTTCGGAATTCAACTTGACTTTTTCAGCTGACAATGTCGCCAACTCATTTTTAAGAGCTGTCAACTCATTAGAAGAGTTAGAGCTTGCTTCATGCAAAGACCTTGATAAGGAGTCACGCTCGTTTTGAAGTTCTTTGTAACTCTctgaaaaagattttaatttctcaGTCATCTTTGATATCAAATTGTCATGACTCTGGAACTTTGACTTCCATTCTCCTGATTCCTTGAttaatgcatttttttctGAATTTAGCGAAGCTATCCTTTCTTCAGCTTTCTTAATGTTTACCTGCAAAGCCTCTAAGTTTTGATCtcttttttccaagatcCCCTCGAAcactttctctttcttaCCAAATTCATTGGTCAACTTATCAGTTTTCTTCTGCAAGTCCTTTATCTTTGACTCTAGTTCTCCCTTGGATCGCGTCAAGGACATTAATTCCCTGGTCATTTTATTAATACCTTCCTCTGCCTTATTTTTGTCGGCAGTAACACCTTTGAGCTTATTTTCAAGAGTTTTCACCTTTTCTCCACTACTCGTATTCGTTTGATTAGCAGTTTCTAAAGCCTTCTGTTTCTTGGTATTCTCAGATGACAGATTATCCCTTTCATTAGTTACCGCTTGCAAGGTATCCCTGAGCTCCTTACATTCTTGTCTAATTTTTGAGAGTTGTTCACTTGCTTCAGAATGATCCTTTTGCAATACTTCATGTTCTTTGTTGAGTTTTTCATGTTCTTCATTCAAAGAATGCAACTTCTTCTCAAGATCTAATAAAGAAGTGTTACTATCagattccaatttttttatcccctctttcaattcatgGCATTGGccttgtaattcttcaaatgtcTCATATGATATTTTGGTATATGGTTCCTCTTCACAGCTATGCAGCAATGCTGTCTTAATGCGGTAGTAGTTCTCATTGAAGAACGTCACAAAATAAGGACTGAAATAAACCTGAGGAAGACCggtttcatcaaattcaggAGTTAGACTGATCTCCTTTGGAGCTCCCGAAAAGGTTGAATCCCTCTTAAACTGACTAATTCTCGAGGAATAGTTATCCTTACCTAAAGTCTTTGTGATATATTCAAAGTACGGCTTCCTGGGGAAAGGTGAATGCTTTGACGAAAATTCGTAAGAGACACCAAGAAGCATAGTGACAAGACACTTTACTGTGATATCATCTCCTTCAACTTGGTaagaaaaggataaaaGGGACTGTATCGTGCTGCGATTAGTTAGAAAGTCATTTACAGCATTTTGATCACCGTAGAGCCAAAAGATTAGGAAAGTAATATAGGAAATCGGTATTCTGATATCTTCAGATGTCAGCGACGTAATAGCCAATTCACTTATTGTTTGGATGGaacccaatttttcctcttcgtcAAAACCACCACCAGTGGTAACCTTACGAGTCATCTCTCTGAGTTCATCAGAGTCTGCATCGTCTGACTCGAACAGATACATGAAGAAATCTGTTGCAAAAAACAATTTGTATGGATTTAGTTTGAGCTCCAAATCGTAATCCAAGATGGCTTCGAAAAGGTTACTCTTCAAAGCAGTTGCTTCTTTACTACCATAATCCTCAATTTGCTGTCTTAAGAATTCCAATCGAATTTCTTTGTTCTCATACAAGTACGACTTCAAAAGCTCAACGGCGGCAACTCTTAACGAGAAAAGATGGACCGAATTTGTATAAAAAGTCCAATTAAGCAGAACCGCCACAATTGATACCAAATGATCGGTAGGTTTAGTGGAGGGCAATGATGGGTCGAAGAAAGGCACATCTATCTTCCCGAATTCGCTCTGTACTAGTTCGTTACCCTTAATCATATCAGATGCAGACAGTAAGGCCACCGGTCTAACATCTTTTGGAATGTTATAATGGAATGCTAAACGAAGAACAATCATTAAGACATTTGATTCCAACAAAAGTGTCTGATTGCTCGGGGTTGTACTACTGGTAGGGTCCACAGTAAGGCTAAGTATATCTAATGCAGTATTGATATTGACCACTCTTTGCTCATTCCAAAAGAATTCCTCACCTTGAAGCGGTTCATTGAGAACTTGTGCGAGCCTAGGTAAATTACCAGTCTCCAAAAAAAGGGTTTGGTTTGAAGTATTGTACTTTAAAATGTTGTGAATTAATGATAAACAATCGTTTACTACAATGGAACCTCTTAATCCACCCTCTTCTTGTATAATAGAGAACAgtctttcaaaaatattttcaaatgcaaCCAAAACTTGTACATGCGAGGATTCATTGACAACTGCCATTAATAATAAGATGGCTTCGTCTCTGATGGGTTCATGGATATCGCCCAGCAATGTAACCAAGGTAGAAACACCAGTAGGCAGCGATATAATAGCATTACGAGATCTTGTAGGCCTAGCAGCAACGACAGCTTCCAGTAGTTGGATTGTATACAATCTAATGTAGAAATTCGCAGTGTCTAATAATTCTATCAATAAATGTACCAATTCATCAGATTGTGTGATGGCATCTGCAATCCAAAGAGAGAATTGATCAGCCTGCTGCTTCTCTTGCTTCATGACAAGTGGTGAAGGATATTTACCATTTTGTAGACGTGATTGTTGAGAGATCCAGTTTCTTgtcaaatcatcatctcCATCTCCCCTGATGAAAAGGATCAGAAGAGTCTCTAAAATTGCCTTAACAGAATTTTCGTCCACATAATCGCGTTTTAACGTATTGATCAGAGGTTTTAATCCTGATGCAACTACAGATTCCCTGTATTCTCGAGCAAAGGCCTTTAGTCCCAAGACTGCTGATCTCCTGTCATTAATCAGTGTGGCATTCTCTACCCTGTCACACAACGTAGGAATTGTCTCCTCAACGGATTGGACCTTAGGAGGTTGTATAAAACCTTGAATGAGCTCCATATGTTGGTCCTTATACTCTTGAATGTGTCAAATTGTTTAGTTTACGTTTGTTATTTTGAGCTCATTCATCGTTGAGTGGGAAAGAACGATCATCATACTATGTGGTGCAAGGATGTAAAAGCCTTTGGATCGAATAATTGACTATTTTAGCCGCTTAGGAGTATTTTAAGCTTAATGAAATATCATATTAGAGAGTTCTCAAGCTGTGTACCTTTATACCTGGCTCTATGGCTACACCTTCTCGTTCTAACATCAAAACAGCAGCTTCGATCGCGCGACGCATAATTAAGAGTcagattcatcttctgatgAATCAATCTATAAATGAACCTTCAATCCAGCACTCTTTACCACTAGTTGATCGATAAAGCATTAATATTTGGCGAAAAAAAATCGCTGCTGGACGGTGATTTAATGAGGAATAACGTTAACTATGACGATACCACATATCTGGTAGGCCCGGGACTCGATTTAAATGATTTGAAGCTGGAGGAAGATTGGAATGGCAGACCAGCTAGTCGGTGGTCAGTACATAAGATTGGACAGTTGCAGGCAAAAATAGACAAGTATTCGTACAGAATTTATCACAATAAGCGATTTGGGAAACGAAGCCTATCGAGTTTAATACCTGGACATATTCTTAGACAATATACTAATGAAACTTTTGGTTATGATGGTTGGAAGATGGATTTACAAATCTTAGAAGTTCGTGAGGATATGAAAACTGGCAATCCTGTTAAATATACTGTTTTTTCTGAAGCTCAAGTTAGAATTACTTTAAAAGATGGGACGAATACAGATGCTGTCGGTATTGGATGTTGTACAATGCCTTCAAAAGGCAACTGTTACGGTAAATCGAAGAAAGAAGCAGTTAATGATGCTTTTAAAAAGGCTATTTTGAGTTTTGAGCAGTTGATTCTGACGCACGAAGCCAGAGTCGAAAGCGGTTATTATGTAGATGGATTGTATTCTTTAAGAGTCAAACGGGAAAACTTATAGAATGAGGATGCTGggaaaa from the Zygosaccharomyces rouxii strain CBS732 chromosome B complete sequence genome contains:
- the SMC6 gene encoding DNA repair protein SMC6 (similar to uniprot|Q12749 Saccharomyces cerevisiae YLR383W RHC18 Protein involved in structural maintenance of chromosomes required for interchromosomal and sister chromatid recombination), which gives rise to MTSTVSTTNKRTFDSLNNNGNGSDILSLPHDNETSNRSKRRHYMVAPMTQFPDTMDTSQQDSQGNLVELSPAGYIKKVVLWNFMCHEHFELELGPRLNFIVGNNGSGKSAILTAITVGLGARAMDTNRGNSLKDLIREGCHSTKIRLHLDNLNHGAYYQGTFGNEIIIERVIKNDGTSSFSLKSETGKEVSNKKKDVQAAVDFFSVPISNPMCFLSQDAARSFLTASTSHDKYNHFMKGTLLQDINNNLEQAKSISKAAQENMALHLDNLNNLKEEYEDAKKLIRELSETTDLNQRKRILQGKSLWLDVEQNERACQSLKDEVSIYENKIENTKAKMRAKQEKIDRISVDKSVIEKEIEDKLLFVAEKDSEHQEARDVLRNFRSRYETERQNQAEAESSIHQCEQKIQALDHQISRLEEEMRGEMGGDKEQMRQEIVSMEKHHEHLKNIVNSLSLKVQDLQNDERRIVQERNLEVQDIENDVARKKNELREMSRGSTNFLNNFDDRMIHLLETIKRREHEFESPPVGPIGSLITVKKGFEKWTRPIQRAITSTLSSFVVRSHKDNRLFREIVKSCRIRANLPVITYNLTSFDYSNGKANCEYPTIVDALEFANSEIECLVVDQNRIEKIVLVEDRDEARRLLRQQPRNVGMTLALRDHRSGYQITGSYRLDTVTYHDIIRMRVGSTSEDGMSYIRDLIDQGAHEIQSIRDNYDTKLSRIRSEIYATDREYKELRKQLKDTSTKITELKINVGKEVDTGTLTSKMNEKKTQEQAITGYKAALEGLGLKMEQLIQESGPLKERFDSSKAALLTAQCELQELREDINSRHSKVDKLHDDIKHYEGKISSHHEIIVKTKENIKTLESGIRDQRREAQQFCSEEQLRDDDIPDDQEKIKDELNKITRLMRKAERRMGLPQEKVLEIYEKSRDKYRDGQEKFLQMDGALEQLYNSIQVRLQNLQAAQRTTCLDADLDFRASLKVRNFNGNLSFITHSKRLEIFILTPNDEKARNVDTLSGGEKSFSQMALLLATWKPMRSRIIALDEFDVFMDQVNRQIGTKLILNKLKDIARTQTIIITPQDIGKIADINSDGVHVHRMKDPQRQNNSNFYDNS
- the RAD59 gene encoding Rad59p (similar to uniprot|Q12223 Saccharomyces cerevisiae YDL059C RAD59 Protein involved in the repair of double-strand breaks in DNA during vegetative growth via recombination and single-strand annealing anneals complementary single-stranded DNA homologous to Rad52p), translating into MRNNVNYDDTTYLVGPGLDLNDLKLEEDWNGRPASRWSVHKIGQLQAKIDKYSYRIYHNKRFGKRSLSSLIPGHILRQYTNETFGYDGWKMDLQILEVREDMKTGNPVKYTVFSEAQVRITLKDGTNTDAVGIGCCTMPSKGNCYGKSKKEAVNDAFKKAILSFEQLILTHEARVESGYYVDGLYSLRVKRENL
- the USO1 gene encoding Uso1p (similar to uniprot|P25386 Saccharomyces cerevisiae YDL058W USO1 involved intracellular protein transport coiled-coil protein necessary for protein transport from ER to Golgi Integrin analogue gene); translation: MELIQGFIQPPKVQSVEETIPTLCDRVENATLINDRRSAVLGLKAFAREYRESVVASGLKPLINTLKRDYVDENSVKAILETLLILFIRGDGDDDLTRNWISQQSRLQNGKYPSPLVMKQEKQQADQFSLWIADAITQSDELVHLLIELLDTANFYIRLYTIQLLEAVVAARPTRSRNAIISLPTGVSTLVTLLGDIHEPIRDEAILLLMAVVNESSHVQVLVAFENIFERLFSIIQEEGGLRGSIVVNDCLSLIHNILKYNTSNQTLFLETGNLPRLAQVLNEPLQGEEFFWNEQRVVNINTALDILSLTVDPTSSTTPSNQTLLLESNVLMIVLRLAFHYNIPKDVRPVALLSASDMIKGNELVQSEFGKIDVPFFDPSLPSTKPTDHLVSIVAVLLNWTFYTNSVHLFSLRVAAVELLKSYLYENKEIRLEFLRQQIEDYGSKEATALKSNLFEAILDYDLELKLNPYKLFFATDFFMYLFESDDADSDELREMTRKVTTGGGFDEEEKLGSIQTISELAITSLTSEDIRIPISYITFLIFWLYGDQNAVNDFLTNRSTIQSLLSFSYQVEGDDITVKCLVTMLLGVSYEFSSKHSPFPRKPYFEYITKTLGKDNYSSRISQFKRDSTFSGAPKEISLTPEFDETGLPQVYFSPYFVTFFNENYYRIKTALLHSCEEEPYTKISYETFEELQGQCHELKEGIKKLESDSNTSLLDLEKKLHSLNEEHEKLNKEHEVLQKDHSEASEQLSKIRQECKELRDTLQAVTNERDNLSSENTKKQKALETANQTNTSSGEKVKTLENKLKGVTADKNKAEEGINKMTRELMSLTRSKGELESKIKDLQKKTDKLTNEFGKKEKVFEGILEKRDQNLEALQVNIKKAEERIASLNSEKNALIKESGEWKSKFQSHDNLISKMTEKLKSFSESYKELQNERDSLSRSLHEASSNSSNELTALKNELATLSAEKVKLNSEKQELLEQVSSLNSSYESLSKRHQDETSDLNVEVEKLKETVSHLKVQVDELKTSRDQITENANNLQEQCKIFEGQIENQEAEKKEAEKRYMELKQNFQVSTTDLEKLAKEKQELNDAKGSNEKELNKLKKDLEGKEQKLKSITERAQELEKTLDEQRNSNADSERKLKENIKALEHQKKEAISNSKELENELDQLKNKHKSLDEQNTKSVEELKTRVLEVEKERDEKHNNVQKIENKLQEESKSLESLQKSQESNKSKLKVLQDKLDSLLQEKNDLVSEKNNLKENFAKVKEDFEESQRKIHGLKESEKKKNHELHELQKKFKGELDVKQKQIADLERSREEVDKNLKNLQVDVKNVSEENKKVIEKLEKEKEALSLELNKLRKSSKENLDDRDKKIKDLEGKETKLSSELNQLTNKFKEDSKKNQENIQHLEEEKKIITDQRAELQKNSKMDLEKKEKKIRDLENSVKRISSELSKLQKSSQNDKEEVESVKKDLQEKVQAFEKERKLLNEGSDAVTKQYSERITVLEDKVHQTELEVQRKNKELESAKSAADEASGELRNQLEEKVVEVSSLKSTIGEQEKAIKKLESDLTDSRESGNKKIEDLNGELEALKKALSDKQAEIEANKSDLNKRAGERKELEDTIATLQKKVENSSKALQQLENSTDSSKKNQENLIKEKDTNIEKLEVAAKDLRKKDEDKSKQLAALESEKSSMKENLEKNVKEKDESIAQFKSQVADMESLKKELDENTNKLERMKFEEKSRIEKLTEITEEKKKIQKELEKRSEDAQNSRTELEQKTDELKRYEAEKKLTIGKLEKLLSEKERIIAKFEAEIADLSKSNKDLKTELEQHSKKLSNSSSIEEKNQELKSELKTLKKDSDALKADLEEVRGSINKHEEARRLSMEGKHSLESELEQAYKRLQSSNTLIEEKQKEFEEKEKRMKKESEQLKSELDKLRLEASEPKKENGKETNNTNEGSSEIDDLMLLVSDLDEKNAKYRAKLKELGVELSSDDDEDEDEENDDDGDGEEK